In Paenibacillus larvae subsp. larvae, the following proteins share a genomic window:
- a CDS encoding TULIP family P47-like protein — protein sequence MVFFDDKKDSYIQKLMFNFQVKGEKEGDQKEGAVTVINPDINNVFAEGSMIYTILNLILAYMFIANKEKISYIFAKLNISPDIPWMQPKKYKYSYYSPTSSQEKGFLSVLSVVTNRDISGLTEAIDGAILDNNHDSFLVLSERLFLERIIMPELPNSFGHGTTKDHFKFEGTSNTSGIIKNNRNISCGSVRWGLIDYYPVLKDLKIQVEGNSLRMKASGECDITGLANSYVTFEVETKNTFYFNKNTKKIEFKPDSNPKVSYERHIPWWIWVLGIAAPIVDVIIHFVTDAISGSVAGSIKIDTNTSIGDLRSEVVKWSGMDNSEVSDCILDVAFCIKGKS from the coding sequence TTGGTTTTTTTTGATGACAAAAAAGATTCCTATATTCAGAAGTTAATGTTTAACTTTCAAGTTAAAGGTGAGAAGGAAGGGGATCAAAAAGAAGGGGCAGTTACGGTAATTAATCCGGATATAAATAATGTATTTGCTGAAGGAAGCATGATTTACACAATTTTAAATTTAATATTGGCATATATGTTTATAGCAAACAAAGAGAAAATATCTTATATTTTTGCAAAACTGAATATATCACCGGACATTCCGTGGATGCAACCTAAAAAGTACAAATATTCTTATTATTCTCCAACTTCCAGCCAAGAAAAAGGATTTTTGTCAGTTCTTTCTGTTGTAACGAATCGGGACATATCAGGACTCACAGAGGCGATTGACGGTGCAATATTGGATAATAATCATGACAGTTTTCTGGTGCTGTCTGAACGATTGTTTCTGGAGCGTATCATTATGCCGGAGTTACCCAATTCATTTGGCCATGGGACAACAAAAGACCATTTTAAATTTGAAGGGACATCGAATACAAGCGGGATCATTAAGAATAACAGGAATATAAGTTGTGGTTCGGTACGATGGGGTCTAATAGATTATTATCCGGTACTAAAAGATTTAAAAATACAAGTCGAAGGTAACAGCCTTCGTATGAAAGCATCGGGAGAATGTGACATTACGGGTCTGGCAAACTCGTATGTAACATTTGAAGTCGAAACGAAAAATACTTTTTATTTTAATAAAAATACGAAAAAAATTGAATTTAAGCCTGACAGTAATCCAAAAGTAAGTTACGAGCGCCATATTCCATGGTGGATATGGGTATTAGGAATAGCGGCTCCTATAGTGGATGTTATTATACATTTTGTCACTGACGCAATTTCCGGTTCCGTTGCCGGAAGTATCAAAATAGATACAAATACTTCTATTGGTGACTTAAGAAGTGAAGTAGTGAAGTGGAGCGGTATGGACAATTCAGAAGTTTCAGATTGTATACTGGATGTTGCTTTTTGCATAAAAGGAAAAAGTTAA
- a CDS encoding TULIP family P47-like protein: MNTYGWDILYVNSNEGINKQLKKYMSENKTTFTYADENSSITVTFDNWEIVPGGSSKLLRMKTLAKEGELTFMGKRTILNGICPLLEVQLGFF, from the coding sequence TTGAATACTTACGGTTGGGATATCCTTTATGTGAATTCTAATGAGGGTATAAATAAGCAATTAAAGAAATATATGAGTGAAAATAAAACAACTTTTACTTATGCTGATGAAAATAGTTCTATTACCGTAACCTTTGATAATTGGGAGATTGTTCCCGGGGGATCAAGTAAACTTTTGAGAATGAAAACACTTGCGAAAGAGGGGGAGCTAACCTTTATGGGGAAGCGCACAATATTAAACGGTATATGCCCTCTCTTAGAAGTTCAACTTGGTTTTTTTTGA